The genomic interval TTGAAGCGCGGATACAAATCCGCCTTGCCTTCGGCCAGAACGCAGAACTTGAGCGCGCTGCCAACCTCAACGCGCTGCCTCACGTGCAGCGTGGCCAGATACGCATCCATGTCCGGGCTCTTGTGCGAGACGCTCTCCAGCACAACATGCCCTTGGCCCGGCTCGGGCTTGCGCGTGCGGATGGGCGTTTCCCGGCCGTCCTCCACGCGGAACGCGCCGATGTCCGGCCCGCCCCAGTAGAGCAGGCCCTGCACGGGCACGCCGATGATGCCCAGGACCGGGCGCTGGTGCTCCGCCAGGGCGATGTTGACCGTGAACTGGCCGTTGCGCTTGACGAATTCCTTGGTGCCGTCCAGCGGGTCCACCACGAACATGCGCGGCCAGTGCCTGCGCACATTGTAGGGCAGGTGGCGGCCTTCCTCGGATAGGATGGGGATGTCCGGGAATCGTTCGGTCAGCACGGCCTTGATGGCCGCGTGGGCCGCCTTGTCCGCCTCTGTCAGCGGCGAATCGTCGGCCTTGCATTCCACCCCGAATTGCGTGCCGTACACGCGCAGGATCTCCCTGCCCGCTGCCTGCGCG from Desulfocurvibacter africanus subsp. africanus DSM 2603 carries:
- the cysQ gene encoding 3'(2'),5'-bisphosphate nucleotidase CysQ, translating into MAEIALDSLKAAFIEAAQAAGREILRVYGTQFGVECKADDSPLTEADKAAHAAIKAVLTERFPDIPILSEEGRHLPYNVRRHWPRMFVVDPLDGTKEFVKRNGQFTVNIALAEHQRPVLGIIGVPVQGLLYWGGPDIGAFRVEDGRETPIRTRKPEPGQGHVVLESVSHKSPDMDAYLATLHVRQRVEVGSALKFCVLAEGKADLYPRFNLTYEWDTAAGHALVLGAGGSMTGLDGGPFLYNKENLKNPGFVARA